A window from Citrus sinensis cultivar Valencia sweet orange chromosome 3, DVS_A1.0, whole genome shotgun sequence encodes these proteins:
- the LOC102607443 gene encoding transcription factor MYC2-like translates to MEEIVSSSSSSYPMPFCQETSPTLQQRLQFIVQNRPEWWVYSIFWQPLKDVNGRLVLSWGDGYFRGSKDFATRAAAGKQGAGNEPKFGFFLERKKVSKEVQVHFGEDMDLDRMVDGDVTDGEWYYTVSVTRSFAIGDGSALGRVFSSGDYVWLTGDHELQLYECERVKEARMHGIQTLVCVSTACGVVELGSSDLIKEDWSLVQLAKSLFGPVIATMLTKQVNLNSESQLQLPNPTTRNNNNTNNVAPLLDIGMFSGAGAPHHHHHHHQKEWSLEENSKQQTREVSGDVIKKEQLAAGFGRSSSDSGPSDSDGHFVSGFTDINVTSKKRGRKPTSGRESPLNHVEAERQRRERLNHRFYALRSVVPNVSKMDKASLLADAVAYIKELRAKVDELEAKLREQARKSKVVYNVYDNNQSTGSTIMMPTSSSTTHHLGININIMDVDVKIVGSEAMIRVQCPDINYPAAKLMDVLRDLEFHVHHASVSSVRETMLQDVVVRIPEGLISEEVIRSAIFQRMQN, encoded by the coding sequence ATGGAAGAGATTGTGTCTTCGTCTTCTTCGTCTTATCCCATGCCGTTTTGTCAAGAAACCTCACCAACTCTTCAACAGAGACTTCAATTCATTGTTCAAAACCGGCCTGAGTGGTGGGTCTATTCCATCTTCTGGCAACCACTGAAAGACGTGAACGGCCGCCTTGTTTTATCATGGGGTGATGGCTATTTCCGCGGGAGCAAAGATTTTGCTACAAGGGCGGCGGCAGGCAAACAAGGCGCAGGCAACGAGCCGAAATTCGGCTTCTTTTTGGAGAGGAAGAAGGTGAGCAAAGAGGTTCAAGTTCATTTCGGAGAGGATATGGACTTGGATAGAATGGTGGATGGGGATGTTACGGACGGGGAATGGTATTACACAGTGTCGGTTACCCGTTCATTTGCAATTGGTGATGGTAGTGCTCTTGGTAGGGTGTTTAGCTCTGGTGATTATGTGTGGCTAACTGGTGACCATGAGCTCCAACTGTACGAGTGTGAAAGAGTTAAAGAAGCTCGTATGCATGGGATTCAGACTTTGGTCTGCGTTTCAACTGCTTGTGGAGTTGTTGAATTGGGCTCTTCAGATTTGATCAAAGAAGATTGGAGCTTGGTGCAATTAGCCAAATCTCTCTTCGGCCCTGTCATTGCTACTATGCTCACAAAGCAAGTCAATCTTAATTCTGAGAGCCAACTTCAACTTCCCAATCCCACGAccagaaataataataatactaataatgtTGCTCCGCTGCTAGACATTGGAATGTTCTCAGGTGCAGGCGCcccccaccaccaccaccaccatcatcaaAAAGAGTGGTCCCTTGAAGAGAATTCGAAGCAGCAGACCCGGGAAGTATCCGGCGATGTAATTAAGAAAGAACAATTAGCTGCTGGTTTTGGCCGTTCATCTTCAGATTCGGGGCCTTCTGACTCAGACGGTCACTTCGTTTCAGGATTTACTGACATTAATGTTACATCCAAAAAACGAGGAAGAAAGCCAACAAGCGGAAGAGAGTCTCCTCTCAACCACGTGGAAGCAGAGAGGCAGCGCCGTGAGAGGCTTAATCATCGCTTCTATGCTCTCCGCTCTGTGGTTCCAAACGTTTCCAAAATGGACAAAGCTTCTTTACTCGCTGATGCTGTTGCCTACATCAAAGAGCTCAGGGCCAAGGTTGACGAACTTGAGGCGAAACTCCGTGAACAGGCTAGAAAATCAAAGGTGGTGTACAACGTTTATGACAACAATCAAAGCACTGGCTCTACAATCATGATGCCAACGTCGTCTTCGACTACTCATCATCTTggcattaatattaatattatggaTGTCGATGTGAAGATTGTAGGATCAGAAGCCATGATACGTGTTCAATGCCCAGATATCAATTATCCGGCAGCTAAATTGATGGATGTGCTCAGAGATCTTGAGTTTCATGTTCATCATGCCAGTGTATCAAGCGTGAGGGAGACTATGCTTCAGGATGTTGTCGTCAGGATTCCCGAGGGATTGATTAGTGAAGAGGTTATTAGAAGTGCTATTTTCCAAAGAATGCAAAACTAG
- the LOC102618146 gene encoding aldehyde oxidase GLOX-like, with amino-acid sequence MDASMCKKQWSKLMKATMERKNSVCLLIAICCFSNLALGSQDLEGKWKLLKRSIGVSAMHMALLPNDRIIAFDRSHFGPSNITLPQGKCIKGVELETSDCYAHAVEFDPITRKVRPLTIQTDTWCSSGALLANGVLVQTGGYRLGERVVRYLKPCSDCDWEEDHQNGLISPRWYASNQILPNGKIIVVGGRFQFTYEFIPRTSDSDRKILYQLPFLKETMHSPKIPNNLYPFLHLSTDGNLFIFANDRAILLDYVNNRVMKNYPVMPGGISRNYPSTGSSVLLPVNLSSINVHINNNNKPVVHSQVLICGGTLPDSNENAAEAQIFLPAAKSCGRLTITAQNPKWEMEEMPLNRVMGDMILLPTGDVLIINGAAKGTAGWGAAREPVLNPVIYCPKINRFRILSPSLIPRLYHSTAHLLSDGRVLVGGSNPNVNYNFSALFPTELSLQAFYPPYFNLMSNRSRPSISTVKPGAFLKLKYTENFSLGFKLRSGDLGEIFVTMVAPSFTTHSFAMNQRLLVLELHGAVQKSNTAGDYIVQCSAPPTAALAPPGYCQLFLVNDGVPSKAVWVQIK; translated from the coding sequence ATGGACGCATCTATGTGTAAAAAGCAATGGTCAAAACTCATGAAAGCAACgatggaaagaaaaaattcagtGTGCCTCCTTATAGCAATATGTTGTTTCTCAAATTTGGCACTTGGGAGCCAGGACCTTGAAGGGAAATGGAAGTTGTTGAAGAGAAGCATTGGAGTTTCAGCAATGCACATGGCATTGTTACCAAATGATCGCATTATTGCATTTGACAGATCGCATTTTGGTCCATCAAACATTACTCTACCACAAGGGAAGTGCATAAAAGGTGTGGAATTGGAAACAAGTGATTGCTATGCTCATGCGGTTGAGTTTGATCCCATCACTCGAAAAGTTCGACCTCTGACTATACAAACAGATACTTGGTGCTCTTCTGGTGCGTTGTTAGCGAATGGGGTCTTGGTTCAAACAGGTGGCTACAGGCTAGGCGAGCGAGTGGTTCGATACTTGAAGCCGTGCTCAGATTGTGATTGGGAAGAAGATCATCAAAACGGCCTCATTTCACCAAGATGGTACGCTTCTAATCAGATTTTACCAAATGGGAAAATCATTGTTGTTGGCGGAAGATTTCAATTTACGTATGAATTCATTCCCAGAACTTCTGATTCTGACCGTAAAATACTTTATCAACTTCCATTTCTGAAAGAAACCATGCACTCACCCAAGATTCCAAACAATTTATACCCCTTTTTACATCTCTCTACTGATGGAAATCTCTTCATCTTCGCAAACGACCGAGCAATTTTACTCGACTACGTAAACAACAGAGTGATGAAGAATTATCCGGTGATGCCCGGTGGCATTTCTCGGAACTATCCCAGCACAGGTTCTTCGGTTCTTCTTCCAGTGAATCTCTCGAGCATTAATgttcatattaataataataacaaaccagTAGTTCATTCTCAAGTCTTAATCTGCGGCGGGACATTACCGGATTCAAATGAAAATGCTGCTGAGGCACAAATCTTTCTTCCGGCAGCAAAATCTTGTGGTCGGTTAACAATCACCGCCCAAAATCCAAAATGGGAAATGGAGGAAATGCCACTCAATAGAGTGATGGGTGACATGATATTGCTGCCAACAGGAGACGTACTAATCATAAATGGTGCCGCTAAAGGCACCGCTGGCTGGGGTGCTGCAAGGGAACCTGTTTTAAATCCTGTTATTTATTGTCCAAAAATTAACAGGTTTCGGATTTTAAGTCCTTCTTTGATCCCACGTTTGTATCATTCAACTGCTCATTTGTTATCAGATGGTCGTGTTTTGGTCGGCGGCAGTAACCCTAATGTTAATTACAATTTCTCAGCACTTTTTCCAACTGAGCTCAGTCTTCAGGCATTTTATCCACcgtattttaatttgatgtcAAATAGGTCCAGGCCATCAATCAGTACAGTAAAGCCAGGGGCGtttctaaaattaaagtaTACGGAAAATTTTTCACTGGGGTTTAAGCTGAGATCAGGTGATTTGGGGGAGATTTTTGTCACAATGGTGGCGCCATCGTTTACTACACATTCATTTGCTATGAATCAGAGACTGTTAGTTTTGGAGTTACATGGAGCCGTGCAAAAGTCTAATACTGCTGGCGACTATATTGTTCAATGTTCTGCCCCACCAACTGCAGCATTGGCTCCACCAGGTTATTGCCAGTTATTTTTGGTCAATGATGGTGTTCCTAGTAAAGCTGTGTGGGTCCAAATAAAGTGA